The Acidobacteriota bacterium DNA segment CTTTAAGGATTTCTGGAAGAGAGGAAAAATTTGAGCTTAACACAGGAATACCCATTGCCATAGCCTCGAGGGGAGGGATTCCAAACCCTTCATATAGGGATGGAAAAATAAATAGAGAGGCTTGCTCATAAAGAGAAATCAACTCAGATTCACTGACATAACCTTTAAAAATAACTTTTTCATTCAAATTCAATTCATCCACAATTTTAACAAGCTCTCTGTATGGGTTACCTCCAACAATCATTAATTTATGAGGGAAGGATTTTTCTAATTTTGAATAAGCTTTTATTAATGTTTCTAAATTTTTATGTTTTTTTATGTTGCCAGTATAAAGAATGTAAAGGCCTTCTTTTTCTCTAACTTGTATTTGTAGATCTTTAAAGAATCTGTTATCGATTCCGTTGTATATAACCGAAATCTTATCTCGAGCTTCAGGAAAATGCCTCAGGATGTCTTTTTTAGAGTTTTCAGAAACTGTTATTATCAATCGTGATTTTTTGCATGCTGCACCGATGAAATATTTTGCGTAATAAAAGGCCAGAGGATTGGGCAGAAATTCAGGAAAGAGTATGTGAATTATGTCATGGATGGTTGTAATTATTTTCCCTTTATAGAGAATTGGAATTACATAGTGTGGTGAATGGAATACATCGGGTTTAATCTTTTCAAGGATTAACGGCAATTTTAATTGTTCTGACATAGAGTATTTACCAGCAGTTGCAGAAACAAAGTTAAAATTTTCAGGAAATTTCCCCTTTAAGCCTTCAAAATCTCTTTTATAGCCCAAAAGATAATATTCATTTTTTAAATCGAGCCTTGAAATTTCAGTAAGAAGGTTGGCTATATAGTTTCCAATTCCGAAATCGTTTATTTTTCTTATGTCAAAAGCAATTTTCATGACATAAATTTTTTAAGATTGACAGGGGTTAACCTTAGTAATAGAGAAGATGCAAGAAAGAATATCCCCTGAAAAATGGCAAGTTTTATCAAGTCGAAATCTTTT contains these protein-coding regions:
- a CDS encoding glycosyltransferase family 1 protein, yielding MKIAFDIRKINDFGIGNYIANLLTEISRLDLKNEYYLLGYKRDFEGLKGKFPENFNFVSATAGKYSMSEQLKLPLILEKIKPDVFHSPHYVIPILYKGKIITTIHDIIHILFPEFLPNPLAFYYAKYFIGAACKKSRLIITVSENSKKDILRHFPEARDKISVIYNGIDNRFFKDLQIQVREKEGLYILYTGNIKKHKNLETLIKAYSKLEKSFPHKLMIVGGNPYRELVKIVDELNLNEKVIFKGYVSESELISLYEQASLFIFPSLYEGFGIPPLEAMAMGIPVLSSNFSSLPEILKDGAIYFNPLDENELFEKAKELLSNEMQKEKLIKKGKEIAKEYSWKNNALKTLKLYEIIGKNE